Below is a window of Lagenorhynchus albirostris chromosome 18, mLagAlb1.1, whole genome shotgun sequence DNA.
tctcaaaaaattaaaatctagtgTAGCTGAGACATGGTTGAGAATCCCAACTGTGTACAACTTTTGCGATGGAAAACATATTTGACAGAAGATCACTAGGCCTTCATATCTGAAAAGCACATACATTTcctagaaactataaaaagtaaACACTTTATAATGAGAGAAATATATATGTGAGACAGTCACCCTGAAATCACAGCTATATAACGTAACCAACACACACTCATTTAGTTGAAGGTGTGACGGCCTGAAGAGCTTTCTTATGTGGTTTTCCTACAATGGTTTGGTAGGTGAGCACGACAGGCTATAGAATACAACAGAATTTTTTCGattttaagagattttaaaaggATTCTTTGGCAGAGTTCCACACTCTCTAGATCCTTGGACTGATCTCCAGACAACCTTCTTGTACCGTCTATATCTTGGGCTTGCCTCTCCTACAGGTCACTCAGGCAGTCATGACCTCCTTATCTGAGAGGTGACCAGCAACACTCCTGTCTGAGAGGCAGACAGGATAGTCTCACTGAGTTGTAACAATTGGCCAGGATTTCTTAAAACATGGACTTACTGATCCTTTTTGTTACATATAATGGTAAAGAAACATCTTAGGGTGGagaaggatttcttaaacaagatatACAAAAAGGCATAAAACATAAAGACTGAGCAATTTGACTATATTAATATTCACAGTAACTATATGAAACATaccataaagaaaatggaaaagatgagaaaagacTGGACAAAGCCATTGGTGATACATTTAACTAAATAAGAATTAGTGTGTggtatataaagaattcttataaatcagtaagaaaaaggcaaatacgCCAACAGAAAAATGGTTTGAATAGGGCAttcgcagaaagggaaaaattcaaCTTCACTCGTCATGGAAATCCGAAACTGCAAATAACTGAAATGTCTAGCAGAGCTGAATTGATGGACTGTGATACAGTCACACAAGAGAATACGATACAGTAGCTACTGATAAAACAGACAAATTAAAGCTACGTGTATCAACGTGGATAAATTTCAAAAcagtgtagagcaaagtgaagcGTGACAGCGTGACAGCCCTCGTGTAGCTTTAAAACGTGGTTTCTTAAGCGGAGTGAAGGGCACCTGGGCATCCATGTTATTTGTTGCCCTCTACATCTTATACATaactactttcttttttcaatatataataaaaataatatttccaacCATATGCAACAATACTATAAATTGTTTGTGGATATAAACATATATAGAGGAAGTATAAAAATAGGCACAGGAACGACTAACACCAGATTCAGCGCAGCAAGTGTAGTGGGGAAGACTCAGTAGGGCTCACAGGGTCTGCAAATAGATCGATAATGTGTCTTCCCTTCAAACAGAAACATGAAAGGTCTGAATCAAACACCGTAAATCTTAAAACCTCACAAGGCCAGGTGGTGAATAGCCTGATACTTATTATATCTCTATTTCTCTATATATCATACTTCAAATagttcagtatattttaaaattcagagaaaGTGATTTAAACTAACCTGTTCAAAGCAGAGGAGACCTGATTTTGAAGCAACCATGAGTACTTACAAGATTTCTATTGATACGTATACTACCTTTACACTGAGAGCACCAAGTAAGGAAATTAACTAACTTAATATTCCAAATATATTACATCAGATACTTCAGAATACTTACAGATTCTAAGTCTTTAACATCTTTCTGTAACTGCTTATTTTGCTCATTCATATTCATAATTATATTAAACACAGACTGCCTAGGATGCAATGTTCGATCAAATTGGTGGTACATGTTTCTCCAAAACCtttatgacaaaaaaagaaaaaaaaatacttcaataaattgtgttggagAAAAATTGAGTATAAATACTTCAATAATGCCGGCTTACTTGAAATTGAAAGATACTGTATTTGGCTCCAAAACCGCCAGTTTCTGAGACGTGGAACTGTAGAGAGGATTGAAGTACTTCTCCTGGTCGTCCAACAGAAACGGCCACAGGGAGTAAGTCTTCTCCTTTAACCTAATGGGATGAGAAAAACACGAAGATCTTCCCAGACGCTAACGCTCACTTTTATGAAGGAGGCAGTCATTTCCCATGTAGATTTAAGTTTTAGTTTTTACTCCTATTCACAGTCTAGCCTCACCTCTGAATTCTTCACACTTCCACTGTACatgcttttctgtatgtatgcTACACTTCAAAACAAACTTTAACTATTAACCCGAGAGCGTGAGGGGTACTCAGAGCATACTCAGCTtcagaaaaacagacaataaaatcTTTACAGTAAGACCCAGTTCTGTATCACACTGTCAAGATAGTTTAAGTTCAACTATGATTTATGTTAGACCTCAGctaaataggaaagaagaaagccCATTTCAATCAACTGTCTTACTTgagttcttctctttccttctgacaATTTCCAATAAAGTTTCCAAATTGGCATGAATGAATATGTTCATGGATCTGAAGAAGAAACGCTTCATTGAATTCGAAGGCTTGTGGAAACTGTTCAGTCAAATGCCACACACATTCCAAGAACTGAGTAAACACCGGTGAAACTTCCTTTGGGTCACCATCCAAATGGCCACACCTAACCCCCCAGAAAGTACAAGCTTTTGAAAATGCCACTGAAAGAGGTCAACTGTTCGGGTATtgttaaatttaaatacatatcccccccgccaaaaaaaatcGTAAAACGTTGTTAcgttggcattaaaaaaaaaaaactgtcatgttTTTATTGAAACAATTTACACCTATGAGTTTTTCAACCACAATTTTAACAGGTCTGTTACATTCTAACTACTACAATGCAGACAAAACGGAAGGTAACAAACTGCTATGAAAATTAACAAAAGTATCAGacttgaaaaaaatgacagaaaaagaattaaatcgGGCTTCATACAAAAAAACACCACTCTCACCTCCCATCAGACATGGGAGTTCATGAAGAACAGGAACATTCAGGAACTCTAAATTAGTTCTACTAACTTTACCAAGTGCCTAAATGTATAACTGTGACTCACCTCTCCGAATATTTATGTCCAAAGGAGATCCAATCTTTTTCTATTAAAACCTTAACGAGAAAAAGTAAAATCCATTTTGTAAccacaattctttttttgtttagaaTGGATTAAATCCTATTATCTTAAAAACAGCATTTACACTTTTAACTTATGGtggcaaacaaaatgaaattttttaaattacaggcAAAAGACAGCAAGAACCTGGGTTAGAGGCTGGCTTAACAAGGAGTGAAAAtgatacataaaaagaaatacagtagGTCTTGTGACTTAAATTTACTTCAGTtgcatttattacattttaagtgAAAAGTGCATGTTATAAAACACTAttgcatttacattttttgtatgtatgatgatatatgcacagaaaaaaggttaggaaaatgaaaatcagaaggtTACCAGTGGTTACTGGGTGGCAAACTGGGGTGGATGTTTAAACCTTTTGGCTTACTTGTACGTTACTTctgtaatactttaaaaaaaaaaaaaggatggtaaAGAAACCAATGAAAAGTTTATATTCAAATTCAAATGTTGATATGCGACCTCCTGAGTGCACTCTTTTCTGTTACAACTCTACTGAAATAATAGGTTTCTAATTATTTTCGGTCTAATCTAAACAACATTATCTTCTTAGTATTTACTATACTTTCTAATTTCGTTATATAATCACCAAGTACATTCTCTTCAATGTCAAAACTGCCACTTTTAGCTCCTCTGACTTCGTCTTAATCTCTCCAGAGGCCACGGCACGTGTGGGTGAAGATGCAGATTCTGAAGTCACAGTGCacgggctcaaatcccagcttccCCACTTCCACACCCGGCAACCTCGGGCACGTGGTCTGGGCTGTAGCCTCGGCTTCTACCCTGGGACCTTTGCCATCCTGCCACACACCCACGTCTGAAACTTAACTCAACACCGTTCTCACTCAACTCACTCCGTCGCTTCTCTCAGCACAGTCCATCCTGGCAACTGAGCGCAGAGCCTGGAAGCAATCCGAGAAGAGGCGTCTTCTCCCCCACCCACACCCAGTCCGCGAAAAACGCTTACTCCGCTGTCTCGCCCTCCCTGGAGGGGCCCGTCGCCCACTCCTCCATCCGCGGGGCACTGCCTTAGTTCTGGCCCTCTTTTCTCTCCTAAGTCATCCTATCGGCTTCTATGCGGGTCTCCTAGCCTCCATTCCCACCGCTCTGCATTCCAGacaccatctttttaaaaagatgagctCTGAGCATGTTCCCGTTTCCCGCGTTTAAAGCCTGTTGCTGGCTCTCACCCCCCAGCAGGGGGACGTCCAGTTGGCTGCCAGACTTCCCCTCCTCGGAGAAGCCCACCCCGTTCTTCTGCGCCAGCCTCACCCCTCACGCAGCCTGCGCCCTACCCATCACCCGCCGGCTGCCGTCACCTGCAGGGGCCGCGCTTCAGTCCTCACCGTTCCTCTAGCCCGCGAGGCTCCCACACGGTCGCCAGTCACTTACTGCACGCTTTCATCTGGACGCCCGGCAGACAGTGAAAGCGAAACGTGGCCAAGGAAACACCCCTATCTCACACGCCCAAGGCCAGCGGAACCTTACTTTATTAGAAGCCCTTGCATTTGACCTGTCCCAGATGCAACATGCCGGCACCACGAAAACAACGGTTCTGAAAGGGGTCTGGCTGCGTTAAACCTTCCCCTGCTTTAAGACAGCACTGTGCTTCATAATTCTAAACTAATAAAAACTGCCTACcagctcttcatttattttacctGCCCTGAGTTAAAACAAACTGTGAAAACAGGAGTTAATCTGACCATGCTCGTGCATTAAAAAGCACACAAAACCCAGGAGCCGGGGCTTCGGCGCCACAAAGCAGGGAATCTGCTCAACTAGAAATCGCACCTTCAGGTTTAAAACATGCTCCCTAGAGTGTAGTTACAACTAACAAGTGAAGGTGCATTAAACAAAGTTTCCTCTAGAATATAGTTTATAAGTACTCTTATCTATGTCTTGTCTTACtacaatatttacatttgttagataaaaatgagggagaaatacTGAATATTTCTATTGCAACATTttacgggggaaaaaaaaaccttttaatctAAAACTTTTTGTCAAAGAGATGGCACAAGTGGAAATTAATCTAACTCAGAGTTTCTCAATCTCAGCAgtactgacattttgggccaggtAATCCTCTGTTGTAGGGACCGTCCTGTGAATTATAGGTTATTAGCAGCTGGCCTCCACCAGCTGGATCCCAGGTACACCCTTTCCTTTAGTTgtaacaatcaagatgacacctGGAGGGGGATAAAATCACTCCTATTTGAGACCAGTGGTCTGGCCAAACAAGTCCTTACCATGAATCCTCTGATTGTCCTGTAGTAGGGATCCAATAAGAGAGAGCCCAGGGAACAGACCTGGGAAGTCCTGTCCCAGCCATCAGAGCAATGTACCAACACACTTGCATTTTCAACCATTATTGCCTGAAAAGAAAGACCACACACTTCGATTCTAGCAAAACCCATTTTAGGTAAATCAGTAAGTGCTATTTACTCAAAAACCAAAGTAGCAGGTATTGCATTATAAAGAAGAGCTAGGATCGCAATGATTATGTTGTCACAGCATAATCTCCAAGGAACCGGACAAAACACAAAGCgaacaaacaaaaagcacagaCAAAAATGCCGTTTCAATGTGTTGGGGAATTTCTCTTGAAGTTCCTACATTAAGTGCTACatgatattttcaaggttcaaaTTAAAGTGAACCTCGTTAAAGAGGTAAAACATAATAAAGGTTATCTGGCAGGAAAGGATACCAGCACCCAACAGAATAAATCCCTTCCTTCCCAACCAGTGAAAGCCCAGATCAAACGTGAGTGAAGAAGGGTTACTTTGGCTAAGAAGATTGCAGCGTCCATAACGGCTTTGATGTGGCGCAGCCATCCTGCGTTCTCCAGACCCGAGTAGAAATCACTGACGGAAAGCCCTTTGGTACCATTGACTGCAAGGGGAAAGACATTTCAGTTAGAAAGGAGCTTGAGTGCCCACTTCTATTCAAGAGACCCCTGGGGAGCGAGgtggggaagaagagaagaggacaAAATAAACAGGCAAGACTCTTTATACATGAACACATGCTATTAAAAGCTCAATAATGGAGTTTTAGGTACATTTTTCTGTCATTCctcatgcttaaaaaaaaaattgctccaataccctttttaaaaaaattttcaacacAAATGTGTAACTATAAATagtctgaggggcttccctggtggtccagtggttgagagtccgcctgccaatgcaggggacatgggttcgtgccccggtccgggaggatcccacatgccacggagtggctgggcctgagagccatggctgctgagcctgcgcgtccagagcctgtgctccgcagcgggagaggccacagcagtgaggggcccgcataccgcaaaaaaaaaaaaaaaaaaaaagtctgagattCCAGTTTTTTAAGTTCCACACCAAGACTGGAAAGATAGCTTAATATTTAAATGGAACACTGTCATAAATTAATCTTCACTGCACTAATCAAGAATATCTAACAATAGCAATTTTTTGTAAAACCAGTAGAATTATACTGTCTAATAAATATAGTGGCCGCTACTGAAATACAGCTATTACACACTTGAAATGTGGGCAGTCCACAGTAAGAGGTAAGTATAAGAGACACACTAGCCAATTTCTAGGacttaaaggaaaagaagcaaaatataTCATTACTAATTTTTTACACTGATTACATGTTAgcatgtttttaatatattaggttaagtatattattaaaattaatttcaactgGTTTTTACACTTCTGAAcgtgactactagaaaatttttaattatataattttaaattttataatgtgACTAGCATTACATTTCTATGGGACAAAGCTGCCTAGAAGGTAAGCAATAATCGTACCTTCCAATAATTTCTGAAGGCTGGACCGCATGACATGAATATTTTCAATTCCAACAAACTGAAATCTAATATTAGAATAGTTGTCTTCATTTTCATAACCTTTTCCAGCTGCTCTGTTGGCCATTGCATtcagctaaaattttaaattttagaaatttagagACAAATTGCTTTTATCTTCTAGTTTACCAAAACATCATGAAAACACTAAATAAACCACAATTTAGCTAGCAGAGTTTAAAGGAACTCATCAAAACTGAATATACTACCATTTTTTAATAAGTGAAAAGTGTCATATATGTTATTCATAGTACAGAAGGATCCTATAAAGTAACAAAATGATTGCTATATAAGAATCAGATAAGTTCCCCACATATAATTCATGAAACTAATTCACATATGTATTTAGTCAGTTTTCCATatgtttgtaatattttaaaattttaaaaaaagaaagaaatgtctcCTGTCCAAACCCTATATGATTCAGTGTTGAGCAGAGCTGGGGAGTTTTTACAGAATGAACTTAGAAGATTGACTTCAGAACAAGCCTGGAGCACTTAATCATTCAGAAAGCCACAGGGACCCTGAAAAATCACATCTGAAACATGCACTAGATTGTTCCAGGTCCTCCATATTCAGGGTTACTGGAAGACCACACCCTAAACGACACAGTGTATGATGAGCTAGACTGATACAGCTCCAAGAACTGGGGCAAAAACAGCCCAGTTGCTAGGGAGAGAAGACTGCCTATAGGCCCACAGTCTTCGGTTATTAGATCAAATGCTATCAGAGGTTAAGATTTGGCATGTTTAATTCTTTCAGACTAGGATTTCATATGGTACGTCATGATAATTTGCTAAATAGTCTTATGAACTTGGATGAAACAGAACCTAAGTTGGaagaaaatgttgcttttcatGCAGTGGACTGGGGCCCAGGTTGGTAAGAAGTATAGTTAAATTGTGTCTACTGACCCACTGGTCATTCAGCACCTGTGATGGCTAAGGCAAGAGTTAGGTGTTTAAATGCTTCCACATTATTACCACTTGAGTTTAACTAGTAAAACGAACCAATCAAAGAAAGATCTATTCTCTGTGTAGGAGTCAATTATATAAGTAAGAGATATGAGGGCCTGAGAAACAAATCACCCTCAGACCTCATGTTCAGAAAGTCTTACGTTACAATCATCTTTTTGTATCTAGCATTACCTAAAAATAGTTCTAAGCAATTAACCCACCCAGATTATACAAGGAAGTAAACTAAAATTTTTCTTACAAGAGGTATCACCAACACCCTTGAATTCtaagaaagtctttttttaaaacaaaagaatatcaaattatccatttctaatttttaatacttGTTAATTTATGCAAATTAATCttatcttctgttttctccattatcTTTTGTGAAATTGCATAATGATGAGAATTACTTCTAAAACAACTACCATTCCTTTCAACAAAGCTGCCTAAAATTGTGTTCTATATCGCTCACTCGCTTTTTCCCATcgctttctcttattttctcatcATTCCAGATTTTTGAAGAAATTCTCACTATAATTCTGCCAATGTCCTTTTGTGTAGCCCACCAGCTCTGCATGCGatgctataataaaaattaaaagtaatgttAGCTATTACCATTGAGGATTTTAATTACTTTAGTTTCAGTATCTTACATGAATTGGTTGTTTAACTgtgtttacaaaaagaaaaagggattcTAACATTTGTTCCAATGACAAAAATTTATCCTGACATTATAGATACCTAACAGAACAACTATTTACTGTTCACTATTTATAATCCCCTAGTTCAATATTTCCTAAGTTAGCTCACTatctattttccttattttcctgaatattccAAATTACAGTCCATTATTTTAACAGCGTTTTGCCAATTAAAAATTCCAccaaaaaaagtaataagaatTTCTAATTTTCACAACACATACTTCTCAGTATTTCTTCACAATAACATAAGGCTTACATATCATCTAGAGGTCCCAATATAAAATTCAGGTTTCctacatttgtatatatatcaGAAGACATAAGAAATCACCACCTGGGTTATTGGGAAATTGGTATCCTAAGTTGGTATCCTTTAAAAGATTGATTTCCTTAGTATCATTAGCCTCGGTTAATTTACAACTAGGATTCAGATATGTTAAATATGGATGAAGTGATCAGTTCCCACTAACTGACTTAGCAGAGACAAGTGAACTGCCAGACCATACTAGACTTAAGACACGTACTCTGGGCCTGGTGTCCATGACATACATGTAGCGGTTGGCTGGGTTGGCTTTGCTGATGGCCTGAAGCAAGTGTTCATCCTCCAGGCACCGGGCACTGAATCCTGA
It encodes the following:
- the MTMR6 gene encoding myotubularin-related protein 6 isoform X3 encodes the protein MEHIRTTKVEQVKLLDRFSTSNKSLTGTLYLTATHLLFIDSHQKETWILHHHIALVEKLALTTSGCPLVIQCKNFRTVHFIVPRERDCHDIYNSLLQLSKQERLRGWQLVDLAEEYKRMGVPNSNWQLSDANRDYKICETYPRELYVPRIASKPIIVGSSKFRSKGRFPVLSYYHQNKEAAICRCSQPLSGFSARCLEDEHLLQAISKANPANRYMYVMDTRPRHRMQSWWATQKDIGRIIVRISSKIWNDEKIRESDGKKRLNAMANRAAGKGYENEDNYSNIRFQFVGIENIHVMRSSLQKLLEVNGTKGLSVSDFYSGLENAGWLRHIKAVMDAAIFLAKAIMVENASVLVHCSDGWDRTSQVCSLGSLLLDPYYRTIRGFMVLIEKDWISFGHKYSERCGHLDGDPKEVSPVFTQFLECVWHLTEQFPQAFEFNEAFLLQIHEHIHSCQFGNFIGNCQKEREELKSSCFSHPIRLKEKTYSLWPFLLDDQEKYFNPLYSSTSQKLAVLEPNTVSFNFKFWRNMYHQFDRTLHPRQSVFNIIMNMNEQNKQLQKDVKDLESQIKQHKNKQTDGVLTKELLNSVRPESPALKTSLCLKEQTLLPVNDALRTIEGSNPADNRYSEYADEFSKAEPAVVSSEYGVARMTC
- the MTMR6 gene encoding myotubularin-related protein 6 isoform X7; its protein translation is MEHIRTTKVEQVKLLDRFSTSNKSLTGTLYLTATHLLFIDSHQKETWILHHHIALVEKLALTTSGCPLVIQCKNFRTVHFIVPRERDCHDIYNSLLQLSKQERLRGWQLVDLAEEYKRMGVPNSNWQLSDANRDYKICETYPRELYVPRIASKPIIVGSSKFRSKGRFPVLSYYHQNKEAAICRCSQPLSGFSARCLEDEHLLQAISKANPANRYMYVMDTRPRLNAMANRAAGKGYENEDNYSNIRFQFVGIENIHVMRSSLQKLLEVNGTKGLSVSDFYSGLENAGWLRHIKAVMDAAIFLAKAIMVENASVLVHCSDGWDRTSQVCSLGSLLLDPYYRTIRGFMVLIEKDWISFGHKYSERCGHLDGDPKEVSPVFTQFLECVWHLTEQFPQAFEFNEAFLLQIHEHIHSCQFGNFIGNCQKEREELKLKEKTYSLWPFLLDDQEKYFNPLYSSTSQKLAVLEPNTVSFNFKFWRNMYHQFDRTLHPRQSVFNIIMNMNEQNKQLQKDVKDLESQIKQHKNKQTDGVLTKELLNSVRPESPALKTSLCLKEQTLLPVNDALRTIEGSNPADNRYSEYADEFSKAEPAVVSSEYGVARMTC
- the MTMR6 gene encoding myotubularin-related protein 6 isoform X6 translates to MEHIRTTKVEQVKLLDRFSTSNKSLTGTLYLTATHLLFIDSHQKETWILHHHIALVEKLALTTSGCPLVIQCKNFRTVHFIVPRERDCHDIYNSLLQLSKQAKYEDLYAFSYNPKQNDSERLRGWQLVDLAEEYKRMGVPNSNWQLSDANRDYKICETYPRELYVPRIASKPIIVGSSKFRSKGRFPVLSYYHQNKEAAICRCSQPLSGFSARCLEDEHLLQAISKANPANRYMYVMDTRPRLNAMANRAAGKGYENEDNYSNIRFQFVGIENIHVMRSSLQKLLEVNGTKGLSVSDFYSGLENAGWLRHIKAVMDAAIFLAKAIMVENASVLVHCSDGWDRTSQVCSLGSLLLDPYYRTIRGFMVLIEKDWISFGHKYSERCGHLDGDPKEVSPVFTQFLECVWHLTEQFPQAFEFNEAFLLQIHEHIHSCQFGNFIGNCQKEREELKLKEKTYSLWPFLLDDQEKYFNPLYSSTSQKLAVLEPNTVSFNFKFWRNMYHQFDRTLHPRQSVFNIIMNMNEQNKQLQKDVKDLESQIKQHKNKQTDGVLTKELLNSVRPESPALKTSLCLKEQTLLPVNDALRTIEGSNPADNRYSEYADEFSKAEPAVVSSEYGVARMTC
- the MTMR6 gene encoding myotubularin-related protein 6 isoform X2, whose protein sequence is MEHIRTTKVEQVKLLDRFSTSNKSLTGTLYLTATHLLFIDSHQKETWILHHHIALVEKLALTTSGCPLVIQCKNFRTVHFIVPRERDCHDIYNSLLQLSKQAKYEDLYAFSYNPKQNDSERLRGWQLVDLAEEYKRMGVPNSNWQLSDANRDYKICETYPRELYVPRIASKPIIVGSSKFRSKGRFPVLSYYHQNKEAAICRCSQPLSGFSARCLEDEHLLQAISKANPANRYMYVMDTRPRHRMQSWWATQKDIGRIIVRISSKIWNDEKIRESDGKKRLNAMANRAAGKGYENEDNYSNIRFQFVGIENIHVMRSSLQKLLEVNGTKGLSVSDFYSGLENAGWLRHIKAVMDAAIFLAKAIMVENASVLVHCSDGWDRTSQVCSLGSLLLDPYYRTIRGFMVLIEKDWISFGHKYSERCGHLDGDPKEVSPVFTQFLECVWHLTEQFPQAFEFNEAFLLQIHEHIHSCQFGNFIGNCQKEREELKLKEKTYSLWPFLLDDQEKYFNPLYSSTSQKLAVLEPNTVSFNFKFWRNMYHQFDRTLHPRQSVFNIIMNMNEQNKQLQKDVKDLESQIKQHKNKQTDGVLTKELLNSVRPESPALKTSLCLKEQTLLPVNDALRTIEGSNPADNRYSEYADEFSKAEPAVVSSEYGVARMTC
- the MTMR6 gene encoding myotubularin-related protein 6 isoform X1, which gives rise to MEHIRTTKVEQVKLLDRFSTSNKSLTGTLYLTATHLLFIDSHQKETWILHHHIALVEKLALTTSGCPLVIQCKNFRTVHFIVPRERDCHDIYNSLLQLSKQAKYEDLYAFSYNPKQNDSERLRGWQLVDLAEEYKRMGVPNSNWQLSDANRDYKICETYPRELYVPRIASKPIIVGSSKFRSKGRFPVLSYYHQNKEAAICRCSQPLSGFSARCLEDEHLLQAISKANPANRYMYVMDTRPRHRMQSWWATQKDIGRIIVRISSKIWNDEKIRESDGKKRLNAMANRAAGKGYENEDNYSNIRFQFVGIENIHVMRSSLQKLLEVNGTKGLSVSDFYSGLENAGWLRHIKAVMDAAIFLAKAIMVENASVLVHCSDGWDRTSQVCSLGSLLLDPYYRTIRGFMVLIEKDWISFGHKYSERCGHLDGDPKEVSPVFTQFLECVWHLTEQFPQAFEFNEAFLLQIHEHIHSCQFGNFIGNCQKEREELKSSCFSHPIRLKEKTYSLWPFLLDDQEKYFNPLYSSTSQKLAVLEPNTVSFNFKFWRNMYHQFDRTLHPRQSVFNIIMNMNEQNKQLQKDVKDLESQIKQHKNKQTDGVLTKELLNSVRPESPALKTSLCLKEQTLLPVNDALRTIEGSNPADNRYSEYADEFSKAEPAVVSSEYGVARMTC
- the MTMR6 gene encoding myotubularin-related protein 6 isoform X4, which produces MEHIRTTKVEQVKLLDRFSTSNKSLTGTLYLTATHLLFIDSHQKETWILHHHIALVEKLALTTSGCPLVIQCKNFRTVHFIVPRERDCHDIYNSLLQLSKQAKYEDLYAFSYNPKQNDSERLRGWQLVDLAEEYKRMGVPNSNWQLSDANRDYKICETYPRELYVPRIASKPIIVGSSKFRSKGRFPVLSYYHQNKEAAICRCSQPLSGFSARCLEDEHLLQAISKANPANRYMYVMDTRPRHRMQSWWATQKDIGRIILNAMANRAAGKGYENEDNYSNIRFQFVGIENIHVMRSSLQKLLEVNGTKGLSVSDFYSGLENAGWLRHIKAVMDAAIFLAKAIMVENASVLVHCSDGWDRTSQVCSLGSLLLDPYYRTIRGFMVLIEKDWISFGHKYSERCGHLDGDPKEVSPVFTQFLECVWHLTEQFPQAFEFNEAFLLQIHEHIHSCQFGNFIGNCQKEREELKSSCFSHPIRLKEKTYSLWPFLLDDQEKYFNPLYSSTSQKLAVLEPNTVSFNFKFWRNMYHQFDRTLHPRQSVFNIIMNMNEQNKQLQKDVKDLESQIKQHKNKQTDGVLTKELLNSVRPESPALKTSLCLKEQTLLPVNDALRTIEGSNPADNRYSEYADEFSKAEPAVVSSEYGVARMTC
- the MTMR6 gene encoding myotubularin-related protein 6 isoform X5, which produces MEHIRTTKVEQVKLLDRFSTSNKSLTGTLYLTATHLLFIDSHQKETWILHHHIALVEKLALTTSGCPLVIQCKNFRTVHFIVPRERDCHDIYNSLLQLSKQAKYEDLYAFSYNPKQNDSERLRGWQLVDLAEEYKRMGVPNSNWQLSDANRDYKICETYPRELYVPRIASKPIIVGSSKFRSKGRFPVLSYYHQNKEAAICRCSQPLSGFSARCLEDEHLLQAISKANPANRYMYVMDTRPRLNAMANRAAGKGYENEDNYSNIRFQFVGIENIHVMRSSLQKLLEVNGTKGLSVSDFYSGLENAGWLRHIKAVMDAAIFLAKAIMVENASVLVHCSDGWDRTSQVCSLGSLLLDPYYRTIRGFMVLIEKDWISFGHKYSERCGHLDGDPKEVSPVFTQFLECVWHLTEQFPQAFEFNEAFLLQIHEHIHSCQFGNFIGNCQKEREELKSSCFSHPIRLKEKTYSLWPFLLDDQEKYFNPLYSSTSQKLAVLEPNTVSFNFKFWRNMYHQFDRTLHPRQSVFNIIMNMNEQNKQLQKDVKDLESQIKQHKNKQTDGVLTKELLNSVRPESPALKTSLCLKEQTLLPVNDALRTIEGSNPADNRYSEYADEFSKAEPAVVSSEYGVARMTC